In a single window of the Littorina saxatilis isolate snail1 linkage group LG5, US_GU_Lsax_2.0, whole genome shotgun sequence genome:
- the LOC138966891 gene encoding disabled homolog 1-like isoform X2, whose protein sequence is MSKKAKATDPARFQGNGISYRAKIIGIEDIPEARGDKMCQEMIQKLKNSVKISGQHKQRVFINVTLEGLKIIDGVSMNVLHTHPVHQISFISRDVTDSRAFGYIFGPGDNIHKFFAIKTANAAENLVLTLRDLFQTVYELKKQEIEDAKAKAAAGTEGEGENAPADGEAPEGQESIYQGIEQIKNLEFDELSQEEAPRQPVSPTTSTSPTSPAAPPTSDPWGVSAPAATVPAVAKVATIPASSSLNDLQGLVNAPPPTSNPFGGMQPFPGAPAAGMGMAAPGFGAMGQPGMFAMPGQQPGVPVSRDPFGGDPFAQQRSQQAPQMMVRPGGAPFGQQPGFGQQPAFGQQPAFGQQPGFGSPFAAPRASPTPGNPFPGAMGAPGVAGMQPGFGMGPPGMSPFGMASPGAGMQMQMQPPAVAGANLFGQQPEENLLQPQKPGGGQEEQAKAEPRPALFGDLVDIKKSVGAESESKTPKDMFKELAQPPKKSLNEIKAGVATPPQASGVIIDQDPFAEDPFGSLDTVLNTIASDVDPFDTCNFPSPSSASPSHSLPPSSSPPPLPAPSLPPQPPAPPDPTPDLKLSAPSSKESSPETHFDMPEEPPPPLPAHLKVSLAAPSPPPRPPPIPNRPMPKPRKTSPTTPAKSVISPPPLPTSPRPTSSVASSSPASELSASDVVPFAVDASRGTESSSRDTSSYDSSVSRAPPSPNHSWGSASSLSLSCSQKSLDRTAPTADADDPFGVPLKSKKSFSSADGASKRSSRSSGKLSVKSDAKVPVTVDPFGLPLTDRTNSWEGVLERTKVSEGDNPFSVNAFDSGGPVTSVQGKWEAFPDHPVNGGVEAITPNGQTPSASPFGDSFFAPVNGKPSDAQS, encoded by the exons ATGTCTAAGAAAGCAAAAG CGACAGACCCTGCAAGGTTTCAGGGGAATGGCATCAGCTATCGAGCAAAAATCATTGGCATTGAAGATATCCCAGAAGCTCGGGGAGATAAAATGTGCCAGGAGATGATTCAGAAGTTGAAAAACAGCGTGAAAATTTCGGGACAGCATAAGCAGCGTGTATTCATCAACGTTACCCTTGAGGGACTGAAAATCATTGATGGAGTCAGCATG AATGTGCTTCACACACACCCAGTGCACCAGATTTCTTTCATATCTAGAGACGTCACAGACAGTCGCGCTTTTGGCTACATCTTTGGACCAGGAGATAACATTCACAAGTTCTTCGCTATCAAGACAGCAAATGCA GCGGAGAACTTGGTGCTGACCCTGCGTGACCTTTTCCAAACAGTGTACGAGCTGAAGAAACAAGAGATCGAAGATGCCAAGGCCAAGGCTGCTGCTGGTACAGAAGGCGAAGGAGAAAAT GCTCCAGCCGATGGTGAAGCTCCAGAGGGTCAGGAGAGCATCTATCAG GGAATCGAGCAGATCAAGAACCTGGAGTTTGACGAGCTCTCCCAAGAGGAAGCCCCTCGCCAGCCCGTTTCTcccaccacctccacctccCCCACTTCTCCGGCCGCACCCCCCACCAGCGATCCTTGGGGAGTGTCTGCTCCTGCTGCTACTGTCCCTGCTGTAGCGAAGGTCGCAACAATACCTGCATCGTCGTCCTTGAACGACCTTCAGGGGTTGGTCAACGCTCCTCCGCCCACCAGCAATCCTTTTGGGGGCATGCAGCCTTTCCCCGGTGCGCCTGCTGCTGGTATGGGTATGGCCGCCCCTGGCTTTGGTGCTATGGGCCAGCCTGGGATGTTTGCAATGCCTGGACagcag CCTGGAGTCCCAGTTTCTCGCGACCCCTTTGGCGGCGATCCCTTTGCACAGCAGCGGTCGCAGCAAGCACCCCAGATGATGGTGAGACCAGGAGGGGCACCCTTCGGCCAGCAACCTGGCTTTGGTCAGCAGCCTGCCTTCGGTCAGCAGCCCGCCTTTGGCCAGCAGCCCGGCTTTGGCTCTCCCTTTGCGGCTCCCAGGGCCAGCCCCACACCGGGAAACCCTTTCCCTGGGGCCATGGGAGCCCCTGGTGTTGCTGGCATGCAGCCCGGCTTCGGAATGGGACCCCCTGGCATGTCGCCATTTGGCATGGCGTCTCCTGGTGCAGGCATGCAGATGCAGATGCAGCCTCCTGCAGTAGCAGGGGCCAATCTGTTTGGGCAGCAGCCTGAGGAGAACCTCCTGCAGCCTCAGAAGCCTGGAGGAGGCCAGGAGGAGCAGGCCAAAGCTGAGCCGCGTCCAGCGCTCTTTGGTGACCTGGTGGACATCAAGAAGTCTGTCGGGGCCGAATCAGAGTCCAAGACCCCCAAGGATATGTTCAAGGAGCTGGCGCAACCGCCTAAGAAGAGCCTCAACGAGATCAAGGCTGGAGTAGCAACCCCTCCCCAGGCAAGTGGGGTTATCATTGACCAGGACCCATTTGCTGAAGATCCCTTCGGCTCTCTTGACACTGTATTAAACACCATAGCCTCTGATGTAGACCCTTTTGACACGTGTAACTTTCCTTCCCCTTCTTCCGCATCACCTTCACATTCGCTTCCTCCATCTTCCTCACCTCCTCCGCTTCCTGCACCCTCACTGCCGCCTCAACCACCTGCACCTCCTGACCCCACCCCTGACCTGAAACTGTCTGCTCCAAGCAGTAAGGAGTCTTCACCCGAGACTCATTTTGACATGCCCGaagaaccccctccccccctccctgctCATCTAAAGGTCAGTTTGGCCgctccctctcctcctccccGCCCTCCACCCATTCCCAACAGACCCATGCCCAAGCCACGAAAGACATCCCCCACTACCCCAGCCAAATCTGTAATCTCACCCCCACCTCTCCCCACATCCCCCCGTCCCACATCTAGCGTGGCTTCTTCATCACCTGCCAGCGAGCTTTCAGCATCAGATGTCGTCCCTTTTGCTGTGGATGCCTCCAGGGGAACAGAGTCCAGTTCCAGAGACACTTCATCTTACGATTCATCGGTGTCACGGGCACCCCCCTCTCCCAACCACAGCTGGGGGTCTGCcagtagtctttctctctcttgcagTCAGAAGAGCTTGGACAGAACAGCGCCCACAGCTGACGCTGATGACCCCTTTGGTGTCCCACTGAAGAGCAAAAAAAGCTTCTCTTCTGCTGATGGTGCTAGTAAAAGATCCAGTCGCAGTTCTGGTAAACTGTCTGTCAAATCAGACGCCAAGGTGCCTGTGACTGTGGACCCTTTTGGCCTGCCGCTGACGGACAGGACTAACTCTTGGGAAGGTGTGCTAGAAAGGACGAAAGTGAGTGAGGGTGACAATCCTTTTTCAGTGAATGCATTTGACAGCGGTGGTCCTGTGACCAGCGTGCAGGGCAAGTGGGAGGCGTTTCCTGATCATCCTGTCAATGGTGGAGTAGAGGCCATAACTCCCAACGGTCAGACA CCCAGCGCTTCTCCATTTGGAGACAGTTTCTTCGCTCCTGTTAATGGAAAA CCATCAGATGCTCAGTCATGA
- the LOC138966896 gene encoding UDP-N-acetylglucosamine transferase subunit ALG14-like, which yields MAVFYLLLVLSAVLISSLLLTYAVIARLRQKRETPGTKSILIVAGSGGHTKEILTLTEKLGGQCSSRHYVVAASDSISIKKIHSSERILSARNISGSKSEYGIYTVPRSREVKQSWMTTLFTTLYATLYSLRLVFQIKPEIILCNGPGTCVPLCYAGLLLKMFGIADTKIVYVESICRVETLSLSAKLLYPFADSLLVQWPDLVEKYPKCRYIGRVV from the exons ATGGCTGTTTTCTATCTACTGCTGGTGCTGTCTGCTGTTTTGATTTCTTCGCTTCTGCTCACCTATGCCGTGATTGCACGACTGAGACAGAAACGAGAAACGCCAGGCACCAAGTCTATTTTAATTGTTGCTGGATCTG GTGGCCACACAAAAGAGATCTTGACTTTGACAGAAAAACTGGGCGGTCAGTGCAGCTCAAGGCACTATGTAGTCGCAGCCTCTGACTCCATCAGCATAAAAAAGATTCACAGCAGTGAACGAATACTTAGCGCTCGCAACATATCTGGGTCCAAGTCTGAG TATGGAATTTACACAGTCCCTCGAAGCCGTGAAGTTAAACAGTCGTGGATGACAACTTTGTTTACCACTCTGTATGCTACTTTGTACAGCCTACGACTAGTTTTCCAAATAAAACCAGAAATT ATTTTATGCAATGGTCCAGGTACATGTGTGCCCTTGTGCTATGCAGGTCTTCTTTTGAAG ATGTTTGGAATTGCTGACACAAAAATTGTTTATGTGGAAAGCATATGCAGAGTGGAAACATTGTCTCTTTCTGCCAAACTTCTTTATCCGTTTGCAGACTCTTTGCTTGTCCAGTGGCCCGATTTGGTGGAGAAATATCCCAAGTGTAGATACATTGGAAGAGTAGTTTAA
- the LOC138966895 gene encoding all-trans retinoic acid-induced differentiation factor-like yields the protein MELFPPEVHILAEMTFAPSGSRVVKINISTMKLLFFALISLFASKAKCHQGSVCDMLCTGQAGQPSHVVNYCKVSAMNLTKNQRCCVNSTKGNFTDTDVMGVDLRNCSLQNITGFFKDMTSLVVITLDDNPDLESVAADEFYHLTSLDYLTLPSDKKKPEECPGGIMAWKERDFVNNSLVCQHQANNTCFNIENNATCPSPQSYCVPAGPGLVDCLCSPGYHGYKCLRQGTFPLVPFIGGLCGSTVVLAGFLWVTQRRHVKKQS from the exons ATGGAGCTCTTTCCCCCGGAAGTGCATATTTTAGCGGAAATGACCTTTGCACCCTCAGGATCACGAGTTGTCAAAATCAACATCAGCACGATGAAGTTATTGTTCTTCGCACTCATAAGCCTTTTTGCCTCCAAGGCAAAG TGTCACCAGGGTTCAGTATGTGACATGTTATGCACTGGTCAAGCAGGACAACCCTCGCATGTGGTCAACTATTGCAAGGTCAGTGCCATGAACCTGACCAAGAACCAGCGATGCTGCGTCAACTCAACAAAGGGCAACTTTACGGATACAGATGTTATGGG GGTAGACCTTCGAAACTGCAGTTTACAAAATATCACTGGTTTCTTCAAAGACATGACATCATTGGTAGTAAT CACTTTGGATGATAACCCAGACTTGGAATCTGTGGCTGCTGATGAGTTTTACCACCTGACAAGCCTTGACTATCT CACCCTCCCATCAGACAAGAAGAAACCGGAGGAGTGCCCCGGTGGCATCATGGCCTGGAAGGAGCGAGACTTTGTGAATAACAGCCTTGTCTGTCAACACCAGGCTAATAATACTTGTTTCAACATAGAAAATAATG CAACTTGTCCCTCACCTCAGTCTTACTGTGTGCCTGCTGGTCCTGGGCTGGTAGACTGTCTTTGTTCACCTGGTTACCATGGCTACAAGTGTCTCAGACAG ggCACTTTTCCATTAGTTCCATTTATTGGTGGACTATGCGGCAGCACAGTGGTGCTGGCAGGCTTCCTCTGGGTAACACAGCGACGACATGTCAAGAAACAGTCTTAA
- the LOC138966891 gene encoding disabled homolog 1-like isoform X1, which produces MSKKAKATDPARFQGNGISYRAKIIGIEDIPEARGDKMCQEMIQKLKNSVKISGQHKQRVFINVTLEGLKIIDGVSMNVLHTHPVHQISFISRDVTDSRAFGYIFGPGDNIHKFFAIKTANAAENLVLTLRDLFQTVYELKKQEIEDAKAKAAAGTEGEGENAPADGEAPEGQESIYQVPKNNAPVNPQEQEEAVANLLDLEDQVDNILKGIEQIKNLEFDELSQEEAPRQPVSPTTSTSPTSPAAPPTSDPWGVSAPAATVPAVAKVATIPASSSLNDLQGLVNAPPPTSNPFGGMQPFPGAPAAGMGMAAPGFGAMGQPGMFAMPGQQPGVPVSRDPFGGDPFAQQRSQQAPQMMVRPGGAPFGQQPGFGQQPAFGQQPAFGQQPGFGSPFAAPRASPTPGNPFPGAMGAPGVAGMQPGFGMGPPGMSPFGMASPGAGMQMQMQPPAVAGANLFGQQPEENLLQPQKPGGGQEEQAKAEPRPALFGDLVDIKKSVGAESESKTPKDMFKELAQPPKKSLNEIKAGVATPPQASGVIIDQDPFAEDPFGSLDTVLNTIASDVDPFDTCNFPSPSSASPSHSLPPSSSPPPLPAPSLPPQPPAPPDPTPDLKLSAPSSKESSPETHFDMPEEPPPPLPAHLKVSLAAPSPPPRPPPIPNRPMPKPRKTSPTTPAKSVISPPPLPTSPRPTSSVASSSPASELSASDVVPFAVDASRGTESSSRDTSSYDSSVSRAPPSPNHSWGSASSLSLSCSQKSLDRTAPTADADDPFGVPLKSKKSFSSADGASKRSSRSSGKLSVKSDAKVPVTVDPFGLPLTDRTNSWEGVLERTKVSEGDNPFSVNAFDSGGPVTSVQGKWEAFPDHPVNGGVEAITPNGQTPSASPFGDSFFAPVNGKPSDAQS; this is translated from the exons ATGTCTAAGAAAGCAAAAG CGACAGACCCTGCAAGGTTTCAGGGGAATGGCATCAGCTATCGAGCAAAAATCATTGGCATTGAAGATATCCCAGAAGCTCGGGGAGATAAAATGTGCCAGGAGATGATTCAGAAGTTGAAAAACAGCGTGAAAATTTCGGGACAGCATAAGCAGCGTGTATTCATCAACGTTACCCTTGAGGGACTGAAAATCATTGATGGAGTCAGCATG AATGTGCTTCACACACACCCAGTGCACCAGATTTCTTTCATATCTAGAGACGTCACAGACAGTCGCGCTTTTGGCTACATCTTTGGACCAGGAGATAACATTCACAAGTTCTTCGCTATCAAGACAGCAAATGCA GCGGAGAACTTGGTGCTGACCCTGCGTGACCTTTTCCAAACAGTGTACGAGCTGAAGAAACAAGAGATCGAAGATGCCAAGGCCAAGGCTGCTGCTGGTACAGAAGGCGAAGGAGAAAAT GCTCCAGCCGATGGTGAAGCTCCAGAGGGTCAGGAGAGCATCTATCAG GTGCCTAAAAACAATGCACCTGTAAACCCTCAGGAGCAAGAAGAGGCTGTGGCTAATCTGCTGGACCTTGAGGATCAGGTGGACAACATCCTTAAA GGAATCGAGCAGATCAAGAACCTGGAGTTTGACGAGCTCTCCCAAGAGGAAGCCCCTCGCCAGCCCGTTTCTcccaccacctccacctccCCCACTTCTCCGGCCGCACCCCCCACCAGCGATCCTTGGGGAGTGTCTGCTCCTGCTGCTACTGTCCCTGCTGTAGCGAAGGTCGCAACAATACCTGCATCGTCGTCCTTGAACGACCTTCAGGGGTTGGTCAACGCTCCTCCGCCCACCAGCAATCCTTTTGGGGGCATGCAGCCTTTCCCCGGTGCGCCTGCTGCTGGTATGGGTATGGCCGCCCCTGGCTTTGGTGCTATGGGCCAGCCTGGGATGTTTGCAATGCCTGGACagcag CCTGGAGTCCCAGTTTCTCGCGACCCCTTTGGCGGCGATCCCTTTGCACAGCAGCGGTCGCAGCAAGCACCCCAGATGATGGTGAGACCAGGAGGGGCACCCTTCGGCCAGCAACCTGGCTTTGGTCAGCAGCCTGCCTTCGGTCAGCAGCCCGCCTTTGGCCAGCAGCCCGGCTTTGGCTCTCCCTTTGCGGCTCCCAGGGCCAGCCCCACACCGGGAAACCCTTTCCCTGGGGCCATGGGAGCCCCTGGTGTTGCTGGCATGCAGCCCGGCTTCGGAATGGGACCCCCTGGCATGTCGCCATTTGGCATGGCGTCTCCTGGTGCAGGCATGCAGATGCAGATGCAGCCTCCTGCAGTAGCAGGGGCCAATCTGTTTGGGCAGCAGCCTGAGGAGAACCTCCTGCAGCCTCAGAAGCCTGGAGGAGGCCAGGAGGAGCAGGCCAAAGCTGAGCCGCGTCCAGCGCTCTTTGGTGACCTGGTGGACATCAAGAAGTCTGTCGGGGCCGAATCAGAGTCCAAGACCCCCAAGGATATGTTCAAGGAGCTGGCGCAACCGCCTAAGAAGAGCCTCAACGAGATCAAGGCTGGAGTAGCAACCCCTCCCCAGGCAAGTGGGGTTATCATTGACCAGGACCCATTTGCTGAAGATCCCTTCGGCTCTCTTGACACTGTATTAAACACCATAGCCTCTGATGTAGACCCTTTTGACACGTGTAACTTTCCTTCCCCTTCTTCCGCATCACCTTCACATTCGCTTCCTCCATCTTCCTCACCTCCTCCGCTTCCTGCACCCTCACTGCCGCCTCAACCACCTGCACCTCCTGACCCCACCCCTGACCTGAAACTGTCTGCTCCAAGCAGTAAGGAGTCTTCACCCGAGACTCATTTTGACATGCCCGaagaaccccctccccccctccctgctCATCTAAAGGTCAGTTTGGCCgctccctctcctcctccccGCCCTCCACCCATTCCCAACAGACCCATGCCCAAGCCACGAAAGACATCCCCCACTACCCCAGCCAAATCTGTAATCTCACCCCCACCTCTCCCCACATCCCCCCGTCCCACATCTAGCGTGGCTTCTTCATCACCTGCCAGCGAGCTTTCAGCATCAGATGTCGTCCCTTTTGCTGTGGATGCCTCCAGGGGAACAGAGTCCAGTTCCAGAGACACTTCATCTTACGATTCATCGGTGTCACGGGCACCCCCCTCTCCCAACCACAGCTGGGGGTCTGCcagtagtctttctctctcttgcagTCAGAAGAGCTTGGACAGAACAGCGCCCACAGCTGACGCTGATGACCCCTTTGGTGTCCCACTGAAGAGCAAAAAAAGCTTCTCTTCTGCTGATGGTGCTAGTAAAAGATCCAGTCGCAGTTCTGGTAAACTGTCTGTCAAATCAGACGCCAAGGTGCCTGTGACTGTGGACCCTTTTGGCCTGCCGCTGACGGACAGGACTAACTCTTGGGAAGGTGTGCTAGAAAGGACGAAAGTGAGTGAGGGTGACAATCCTTTTTCAGTGAATGCATTTGACAGCGGTGGTCCTGTGACCAGCGTGCAGGGCAAGTGGGAGGCGTTTCCTGATCATCCTGTCAATGGTGGAGTAGAGGCCATAACTCCCAACGGTCAGACA CCCAGCGCTTCTCCATTTGGAGACAGTTTCTTCGCTCCTGTTAATGGAAAA CCATCAGATGCTCAGTCATGA
- the LOC138966892 gene encoding calreticulin-like — protein sequence MKTFVLLLALVGAALCEPTVYFKEEFDDGDKWEERWVESTHKGAEQGKFVLTHGKFYGDAEKDKGLQTSQDARFYGISAKFPKFSNEGKTLVVQFTVKHEQNIDCGGGYAKVFSSDLDQKDMHGDTPYLLMFGPDICGPGTKKVHVIFNYKGKNLLIKKDIRCKDDVYTHLYTLIVRSDNTYEVKIDNEKVESGELEADWDFLPPKTIKDPDAKKPDDWDEREKIDDPDDKKPEDWDKPEHIPDPEAKKPDDWDDEMDGEWEPPMIDNPDYKGEWKPKQIDNPDYKGKWVHPEIDNPEYSEDDKLYAYDDIGALGFDLWQVKAGTIFDNVLITDDADFAKEVGDSTWGQTKDPEKKMKEEQDEEDRKKREEEEKQRKEEEDAKKPEGGEDEDEEDEGDEDEDGDDVHDEL from the exons ACGGAGACAAATGGGAAGAAAGATGGGTTGAGTCCACGCACAAGGGTGCTGAGCAGGGAAAGTTTGTTCTGACCCACGGCAAGTTCTACGGAGATGCAGAGAAGGACAAGG GTCTTCAGACAAGCCAGGATGCTCGTTTCTATGGCATTTCTGCCAAGTTTCCCAAGTTCAGCAATGAAGGGAAAACCCTAGTCGTGCAGTTCACTGTCAAGCATGAGCAGAACATCGACTGTGGTGGTGGCTATGCTAAAGTGTTCTCATCCGACCTGGACCAGAAGGACATGCATGGTGACACCCCCTACCTCCTCATGTTTG GGCCTGACATCTGTGGTCCTGGCACTAAGAAGGTTCATGTCATCTTCAACTACAAGGGCAAGAACCTGCTGATCAAGAAAGACATCCGCTGCAAGGATGACGTTTACACTCACCTGTACACCCTCATCGTGCGCTCAGACAACACCTACGAGGTCAAGATCGACAACGAGAAGGTTGAGAGCGGAGAGCTTGAGGCCGACTGGGACTTCCTGCCACCCAAGACGATCAAG GATCCCGACGCAAAGAAGCCCGACGACTGGGATGAGCGTGAGAAGATCGACGACCCTGATGACAAGAAGCCTGAAGACTGGGACAAGCCTGAGCATATCCCTGACCCTGAGGCCAAGAAGCCCGATGACTGGGATGATGAGATGGACGGTGAATGGGAGCCCCCTATGATCGACAACCCCGATTACAAA GGCGAATGGAAACCCAAGCAGATTGACAACCCCGACTACAAGGGCAAATGGGTCCATCCTGAGATCGACAACCCAGAGTATTCTGAAGATGACAAACTGTACGCCTACGATGACATTGGTGCTCTTGGATTTGATTTGTGGCAG GTGAAAGCTGGAACCATCTTTGACAACGTCCTTATCACTGACGATGCTGATTTCGCAAAGGAAGTTGGAGACAGCACTTGGGGACAGACAAAG GATCCCGAAAAGAAGATGAAGGAAGAACAGGATGAGGAGGACAGGAAAAAgagggaagaggaggagaagcaGAGGAAAGAGGAAGAAG ATGCAAAGAAGCCTGAGGGCGGTGAAGATGAGGATGAAGAGGATGAAggagatgaagatgaagatggg gATGATGTGCACGACGAGTTGTAG